A single Tachypleus tridentatus isolate NWPU-2018 chromosome 9, ASM421037v1, whole genome shotgun sequence DNA region contains:
- the LOC143227071 gene encoding neural cell adhesion molecule 2-like, with protein MTTILWLFLRVLIANNRLSFGFEAGVETSEEIERTDMYVLPGRKAELPCNITPEVTDDNLDLVLWYTDKSPSPFYSLDARHGNVHSGRHWKSDDMASRAYFNITGTMARLQLDPVIKEDEGSFLCRVDFRIARTRYLELGLRIIVPPSKPVVKNVAGQIQQSLIGPYNEGDSLRLQCEVIGGNPRPNLTWWRESVLLDDSYEIIDNFIVRNVIEIPVLQRHDLMATFTCLAVNNDVLPPLQSTVAVDMNFRPLEVHIVGERRPLLAGKPVKIECSTSGSRPPAEVTWWKEDIQLKSVKSLIPANGNSTLSTLTFKPSAEDDGKTLFCSSENRHIPGSAVKASWKLEVIYKPILTLQLGREIRNVPIQEGSDVYMECEIMANPPITKIEWKCDGEDISGNYSAGIIINNQTLFLKNVQRLNRGRYSCTATSDVGQGESNFIYLRVQYSPICKPNQKILYTGALNQPVEVSCNVESDPDNVTFIWTFNSSADNRNLLDFKTVGPSSILTYVPKFESDFGTLICTGMNSIGLQMTPCVFSIVAAGLPEPLENCTLTNLTQTVITMECVEGHDGGLRQKFYAEVFHKDLNELATNFTTQSPIFFVGGLNPGCFTW; from the exons TAGAAAGAACGGATATGTACGTGCTTCCCGGAAGAAAAGCAGAATTACCATGTAACATCACTCCTGAGGTCACAGATGATAATTTAGACCTGGTTTTATGGTACACAGACAAGTCTCCTTCACCCTTTTATAGTCTTGATGCCAGACACGGAAATGTACATTCGGGGAGACACTGGAAGAGTGACGACATGGCATCACGTGCCTATTTCAACATTACAGGGACCATGGCTAGACTTCAATTAGATCCAGTTATCAAAGAAGATGAGGGATCCTTTCTTTGTCGGGTGGACTTCCGTATCGCTCGAACACGCTACTTAGAATTGGGGTTAAGAATAATAG TTCCTCCAAGTAAACCAGTAGTAAAGAACGTAGCAGGTCAAATCCAGCAAAGTTTAATTGGTCCTTACAATGAAGGCGATTCACTTCGTCTTCAATGCGAAGTCATAGGAG GAAATCCACGTCCTAATCTTACCTGGTGGCGAGAATCCGTATTGTTAGATGATTCCTACGAAATAATAGACAATTTTATAGTTAGAAATGTGATAGAAATTCCAGTATTACAGCGTCATGACCTGATGGCTACATTCACATGTCTGGCAGTCAATAATGACGTCCTACCACCTTTACAATCTACAGTTGCTGTTGATATGAATT TTAGGCCTCTTGAAGTACATATTGTAGGAGAAAGGCGTCCCCTACTGGCTGGTAAACCTGTAAAGATTGAATGTAGCACATCAGGCTCACGTCCTCCTGCTGAAGTCACTTGGTGGAAAGAAGATATTCAATTGAAATCGGTGAAGTCTCTTATTCCAGCAAATGGTAACTCAACACTAAGCACTCTAACGTTTAAACCATCCGCTGAAGATGACGGCAAGACGCTTTTCTGTTCATCTGAAAACAGACATATTCCTGGCAGCGCGGTAAAAGCCAGTTGGAAACTGGAAGTAATAT ATAAACCGATCCTCACTTTACAACTGGGAAGAGAAATACGTAACGTTCCAATTCAAGAAGGAAGTGACGTATACATGGAATGTGAAATTATGGCTAATCCACCGATAACAAAAATTGAATGGAAATGTGATGGTGAAGATATTTCAGGCAATTACTCAGCtggtattattattaacaatcaaACGTTATTCCTCAAAAACGTTCAACGCTTAAATAGAGGACGCTATTCCTGTACAGCCACAAGCGACGTTGGACAAGGAGAAAGCAATTTCATCTACCTCAGGGTACAGT ATTCACCTATTTGCAAACCTAATCAAAAGATATTATATACTGGTGCCCTAAATCAACCTGTCGAAGTGTCCTGTAACGTGGAAAGTGATCCAGACAACGTGACCTTCATCTGGACTTTCAATTCCTCCGCTGACAATCGTAATTTATTGGACTTCAAGACAGTTGGACCATCTAGCATCCTCACGTACGTACCCAAGTTCGAATCAGACTTTGGAACTCTTATTTGCACTGGAATGAATAGTATTGGACTTCAGATGACACCATGCGTTTTCTCTATTGTAGCTGCAG GACTTCCAGAACCACTTGAAAATTGCACTCTTACCAATCTGACTCAGACCGTGATAACAATGGAGTGTGTTGAAGGTCATGATGGTGGACTTCGACAAAAGTTTTATGCAGAGGTTTTTCATAAGGATCTAAATGAGTTAGCGACGAATTTTACAACCCAAAGTCCAATATTTTTTGTTGGCGGACTTAACCCTGGATGTTTTACGTGGTGA